Proteins encoded together in one Jaculus jaculus isolate mJacJac1 chromosome 7, mJacJac1.mat.Y.cur, whole genome shotgun sequence window:
- the LOC105944258 gene encoding 40S ribosomal protein S15a-like, with product MVHMNVLANALKGINNAEKRGKCQVLIRPCSKVIVRFLTVMMKHGYIGEFEITDDHRAGKIVVNLTGRLNKCGVISPRFDIQLKDLEKWQNNLLPSRQFGFIVLTTSAGIMDHEEARRKHTGGKILGFFFSRGLKKTPPPFRLPTCNLNRKLFTGNLKIPLALPRQSVGFSVTRLF from the exons ATGGTGCACATGAATGTCCTGGCAAATGCTCTCAAGGGCATCAACAATGCTGAAAAAAGAGGCAAATGCCAGGTCCTTATTAGGCCATGCTCCAAAGTCATCGTCCGGTTTCTAACAGTGATGATGAAGCATGGTTACATTGGCGAGTTTGAAATTACTGATGATCACAGAGCTGGAAAAATTGTTGTGAACCTCACAGGCAGGTTAAATAAGTGTGGAGTGATCAGCCCCAGATTTGATATACAGCTCAAAGACTTAGAAAAATGGCAGAATAATTTGCTTCCATCCCGTCAGTTTGGTTTCATTGTCCTGACAACCTCAGCTGGCATTATGGACCATGAAGAAGCAAGACGAAAACACACAGGAGGGAAAATcctcgggttttttttttctaggggTTTAAAGAAA ACCCCACCCCCGTTCAGGTTGCCTACCTGCAACCTGAATAGAAAACTGTTTACGGGCAACTTAAAGATTCCTCTCGCTCTTCCCAGACAGAGTGTGGGGTTCTCAGTTACTCGCCTCTTCTGA